A region of Vitis vinifera cultivar Pinot Noir 40024 chromosome 13, ASM3070453v1 DNA encodes the following proteins:
- the LOC132254924 gene encoding putative disease resistance RPP13-like protein 1 has protein sequence MGGIGKTTLAQLVFNDDEVKGRFDLRAWVCVSDYFDVLRITKIILQSVDSDTRDVNDLNLLQVKLKEKFSGKKFLLVLDDVWNENCHEWDTLCMPMRAGAAGSKLIVTTRNEGVAAVTRTCPAYPLGELSNNDCLSLFTQQALRTRNFDAHPHLKEVGEEIVRRCKGLPLAAKALGGMLRNQLSRDAWANILTSRIWDLPEDKSPILPALMISYHHLPSHLKWCFAYCSMFPKDYEFNKDDLVLLWMAEGFLQKTKEAARPEDLGSKYFDDLFSRSFFQHSGPYSARYVMHDLINDLAQSVAGEIYFHLDSAWENNKQSTISEKTRHSSFNRQEYETQRKFEPFHKVKCLRTLVALPMDHLVFDRDFISSMVLDDLLKEVKYLRVLSLSGYEIYELPDSIGNLKYLRYLNLSKSSIRRLPDSVCHLYNLQALILSYCKDLTMLPMGIGNLINLRHLHIFDTRNLQEMPSQIGNLTNLQTLSKFIVGQSNSLGLRELKNLFDLRGELSILGLHNVMNIRDGRDANLESKPGIEELTMKWSYDFGASRNEMHERHVLEQLRPHRNLKRLTIVSYGGSGFPSWMKDPSFPIMTHLILRDCNRCKSLPALGQLSSLKVLHIEQLNGVSSIDEGFYGGIVKPFPSLKILRFVEMAEWEYWFCPDAVNEGELFPCLRELTISGCSKLRKLLPNCLPSQVQLNISGCPNLVFASSRFASLDKVSLVVCYEMVSIRGVLGGLYAVMRWSDWLVLLEEQRLPCNLKMLSIQGDANLEKLLNGLQTLTCLKQLEIRGCPKLESFPERGLPPMLRSLKVIGCQNLKRLPHNYNSCALEFLDITSCPSLRCFPNCELPTTLKSIWIEDCKNLESLPEGMMHHDSTCCLEELKIKGCSRLESFPDTGLPPLLRRLVVSDCKGLKLLPHNYSSCALESLEIRYCPSLRCFPNGELPTTLKSIWIEDCRNLESLPEGMMHHNSTCCLEELKIKGCPRLESFPDTGLPPLLRRLVVSDCKGLKLLPHNYSSCALESLEIRYCPSLRCFPNGELPTTLKSVWIEDCKNLESLPKGMMHHNSTCCLEILTIRKCSSLKSFSTRELPSTLKKLEIYWCPELESMSENMCPNNSALDNLVLEGYPNLKILPECLPSLKSLRIINCEGLECFPARGLSTPTLTELYISACQNLKSLPHQMRDLKSLRDLTISFCPGVESFPEDGMPPNLISLHIRYCKNLKKPISAFNTLTSLSSLTIRDVFPDAVSFPDEECLLPISLTSLIIAEMESLAYLSLQNLISLQSLDVTTCPNLRSLGSMPATLEKLNINACPILKERYSKEKGEYWPNIAHIPYIEIDGVLEVVSGILVLGLLMIVRVAECGRASSVEYLAINCWKHSAVLTNFGGNGDGKKMKIKAFKSAIDHLSECASDGGAEPIVPPGKWLTGSFNLTSHFTLYVHKDAVILGGQV, from the exons ATGGGAGGTATCGGCAAAACTACTCTGGCTCAGCTTGTCTTCAATGATGATGAAGTGAAGGGCCGTTTTGATTTGAGAGCATGGGTCTGTGTTTCTGATTACTTTGATGTTTTGAGAATAACCAAGATCATTCTACAATCCGTTGATTCGGATACTCGTGATGTCAATGATCTCAATTTGCTTCAGGTCAAATTGAAGGAGAAATTTTCTGGGAAGAAGTTTCTTCTTGTGCTAGACGATGTTTGGAATGAGAATTGTCATGAATGGGATACTTTGTGCATGCCAATGAGAGCTGGGGCAGCCGGTAGTAAACTCATCGTGACAACCCGTAATGAAGGTGTCGCAGCAGTTACCAGAACTTGTCCAGCTTATCCCCTAGGGGAGTTATCAAACAACGATTGTTTGTCTTTATTCACTCAGCAAGCATTGAGGACAAGAAACTTTGATGCCCATCCACACTTGAAAGAAGTTGGTGAGGAAATAGTGAGAAGGTGCAAAGGCTTGCCTTTGGCTGCGAAGGCACTTGGTGGCATGTTGCGCAACCAACTAAGTCGCGATGCATGGGCAAATATATTAACAAGCAGGATATGGGATTTACCGGAAGATAAAAGCCCCATCCTTCCCGCTCTCATGATAAGCTACCATCATCTCCCTTCTCATTTGAAGTGGTGTTTTGCATATTGCTCCATGTTTCCAAAGGACTATGAATTCAACAAGGATGACTTAGTCCTCTTATGGATGGCAGAAGGCTTTTTGCAGAAAACGAAGGAGGCAGCTAGGCCGGAAGACTTGGGTTCTAAATACTTCGATGATTTGTTCTCCAGGTCATTTTTTCAACATTCAGGTCCATATTCAGCCCGATATGTGATGCATGATCTCATCAATGATCTAGCTCAGTCAGTTGCAGgagaaatatattttcatttggaCAGTGCATGGGAGAATAACAAACAATCCACCATTTCTGAGAAGACTCGTCATTCATCATTCAACCGTCAAGAGTATGAGACACAGAGAAAATTTGAACCCTTTCACAAGGTGAAGTGTTTGAGAACATTGGTTGCACTACCCATGGACCACCTAGTTTTTGACCGTGACTTCATATCAAGTATGGTGTTAGATGACCTTTTAAAGGAAGTGAAATATTTACGGGTATTATCTTTAAGTGGCTACGAAATATATGAGTTACCGGATTCAATCGGCAATCTTAAATATTTGCGGTATCTCAATTTGTCCAAGTCTTCTATAAGAAGGTTACCTGATTCAGTATGCCATCTTTACAACTTACAAGCACTGATATTATCTTATTGCAAAGACCTTACGATGTTGCCTATGGGAATTGGAAACCTAATCAACCTTCGCCACCTTCATATCTTTGACACACGGAATTTACAAGAAATGCCTTCTCAAATTGGAAATCTAACAAATTTGCAGACATTATCTAAGTTTATTGTGGGCCAAAGTAACAGCTTGGGATTAAGAGAATTGAAGAATTTGTTTGATCTTCGAGGAGAGCTTTCAATTTTGGGGTTGCACAATGTGATGAATATTCGAGATGGAAGGGATGCCAATTTAGAGAGTAAGCCTGGCATCGAGGAGTTAACAATGAAATGGAGTTATGACTTTGGTGCTTCACGAAATGAAATGCATGAGAGGCATGTTTTGGAGCAGCTACGACCTCATAGAAATCTGAAAAGGCTCACAATTGTATCTTACGGTGGATCAGGATTCCCAAGTTGGATGAAGGACCCATCATTCCCAATAATGACACACTTAATTCTCAGGGACTGCAACAGATGCAAATCATTACCAGCTCTGGGCCAATTATCCTCACTCAAAGTCTTGCATATTGAACAGTTGAACGGAGTTAGCAGCATAGATGAGGGGTTTTATGGAGGGATTGTGAAGCCTTTTCCATCCTTGAAGATTCTAAGGTTTGTGGAAATGGCAGAATGGGAATACTGGTTTTGTCCTGATGCAGTTAACGAAGGTGAATTATTTCCATGTCTTCGAGAGCTTACAATAAGTGGTTGTTCGAAGTTACGTAAATTATTGCCTAATTGCCTGCCTTCCCAAGTGCAACTTAACATCTCTGGTTGTCCAAATTTGGTATTTGCTTCTTCAAGATTTGCATCTCTTGATAAAGTAAGTTTAGTAGTATGTTATGAGATGGTGTCCATAAGAGGGGTTCTCGGAGGTCTTTATGCAGTTATGAgatggagtgattggcttgttttGTTGGAGGAGCAAAGGCTGCCTTGCAATCTTAAAATGTTGAGTATACAAGGCGATGCTAATCTGGAGAAGCTGCTTAATGGATTGCAAACTCTCACGTGTCTTAAACAGTTGGAAAtaaggggatgccctaaactAGAGTCATTTCCAGAGAGGGGGCTGCCACCAATGCTAAGAAGCCTTAAGGTGATTGGTTGTCAGAATCTAAAACGGTTGCCTCATAACTACAACTCATGTGCCCTTGAATTCTTGGACATTACTAGCTGTCCATCTCTCAGATGCTTTCCAAATTGTGAGCTGCCAACCACACTCAAGAGTATATGGATTGAAGATTGTAAAAATCTAGAGTCTTTACCAGAGGGAATGATGCACCACGATTCCACTTGTTGTCTTGAAGAGCTGAAAATAAAGGGATGCTCCAGACTGGAGTCATTTCCCGATACGGGGTTGCCACCATTGCTAAGACGACTTGTGGTGAGTGATTGCAAGGGTCTAAAATTGCTGCCTCATAACTACAGCTCATGTGCCCTTGAATCCTTGGAGATTAGATATTGTCCATCTCTCCGATGCTTTCCAAATGGTGAGCTACCAACCACACTCAAGAGTATATGGATTGAAGATTGTAGAAATCTAGAGTCTTTACCAGAGGGAATGATGCACCACAATTCCACTTGTTGTCTTGAAGAGCTGAAAATAAAGGGATGCCCCAGACTGGAGTCATTTCCCGATACGGGGTTGCCACCATTGCTAAGACGACTTGTGGTGAGTGATTGCAAGGGTCTAAAATTGCTGCCTCATAACTACAGCTCATGTGCCCTTGAATCCTTGGAGATTAGATACTGTCCATCTCTCCGATGCTTTCCAAATGGTGAGCTACCAACCACACTCAAGAGTGTATGGATTGAAGATTGTAAAAATCTAGAGTCTTTACCAAAGGGAATGATGCATCACAATTCCACTTGTTGTCTTGAAATATTGACGATAAGGAAGTGTTCATCTCTCAAGTCCTTTTCAACAAGGGAGTTACCCTCCACCCTTAAGAAACTTGAGATTTACTGGTGCCCCGAATTGGAGTCCATGTCAGAGAACATGTGCCCCAACAATTCAGCTCTTGACAATTTAGTCCTTGAGGGTTATCCAAATCTGAAAATCCTACCAGAATGCCTTCCCAGCCTCAAGAGTCTCCGAATAATTAATTGTGAAGGTCTGGAGTGCTTTCCAGCAAGAGGCTTGTCCACCCCCACTCTCACAGAACTTTATATCTCTGCATGTCAGAATCTGAAATCCCTGCCACATCAAATGAGAGACCTCAAATCTCTTAGAGATCTTACCATATCGTTTTGTCCGGGAGTGGAATCCTTTCCAGAAGATGGTATGCCCCCCAATCTGATATCACTTCACATTCGTTACTGTAAGAATCTGAAAAAGCCCATATCAGCGTTCAACACCCTCACCTCTCTTTCGTCATTGACTATTCGGGATGTGTTTCCAGATGCGGTTTCCTTTCCGGATGAAGAGTGtcttcttcccatatctctcaCCTCCCTCATAATCGCTGAAATGGAATCCCTAGCCTACCTGTCTCTCCAAAATCTCATCTCTCTTCAATCCCTAGATGTGACAACTTGCCCTAACCTCCGATCCTTAGGGTCGATGCCAGCGACACTTGAAAAACTTaacattaatgcttgtcctatACTAAAAGAAAGGTACTCGAAGGAGAAAGGAGAATATTGGCCCAACATCGCTCACATTCCATACATTGAAATAGATGGG GTTTTGGAGGTAGTTTCAGGCATCTTGGTGCTGGGATTGCTAATGATTGTGAGAGTAGCAGAATGCGGAAGGGCAAGCAGTGTGGAATATCTGGCTATAAACTGCTGGAAACACAGTGCAGTGCTGACAAACTTTGGAGGAAATGGTGATGGAAAAAAGATGAAAATCAAGGCCTTTAAGTCTGCAATTGATCATCTCAGTGAGTGTGCTTCAGATGGAGGAGCAGAGCCCATTGTGCCTCCTGGGAAATGGCTAACTGGGAGCTTTAATCTCACAAGCCATTTCACTCTTTACGTCCACAAGGATGCTGTTATTCTTGGAGGTCAAGTttga
- the LOC100266976 gene encoding putative disease resistance RPP13-like protein 1, with protein sequence MAGFVGEAILSGFIQKLVDMVTSPELWKYARKEQVDSELKRWKNILIKIYVVLNDAEEKQMTNPLVKIWLDELRDLAYDVEDILDDFATEALRSSLIMAQPQQGTSKVRGMLSSLIPSASTSNSSMRSKIEEITARLKDISAQKNDLDLREIEGGWSDRKRKRAQILPTTSLVVESDVYGRETDKAAIVDMLLKHDPSSDDEVSVIPIVGMGGIGKTTLAQLVFNDDEVKGRFDLRAWVCVSDYFDVLRITKIILQSVDSDTRDVNDLNLLQVKLKEKFSGKKFLLVLDDVWNENCHEWDTLCMPMRAGAAGSKLIVTTRNEGVAAVTRTCPAYPLGELSNNDCLSLFTQQALRTRNFDAHPHLKEVGEEIVRRCKGLPLAAKALGGMLRNQLSRDAWANILTSRIWDLPEDKSPILPALMISYHHLPSHLKWCFAYCSMFPKDYEFNKDDLVLLWMAEGFLQKTKEAARPEDLGSKYFDDLFSRSFFQHSGPYSARYVMHDLINDLAQSVAGEIYFHLDSAWENNKQSTISEKTRHSSFNRQEYETQRKFEPFHKVKCLRTLVALPMDHLVFDRDFISSMVLDDLLKEVKYLRVLSLSGYEIYELPDSIGNLKYLRYLNLSKSSIRRLPDSVCHLYNLQALILSYCKDLTMLPMGIGNLINLRHLHIFDTRNLQEMPSQIGNLTNLQTLSKFIVGQSNSLGLRELKNLFDLRGELSILGLHNVMNIRDGRDANLESKPGIEELTMKWSYDFGASRNEMHERHVLEQLRPHRNLKRLTIVSYGGSGFPSWMKDPSFPIMTHLILRDCNRCKSLPALGQLSSLKVLHIEQLNGVSSIDEGFYGGIVKPFPSLKILRFVEMAEWEYWFCPDAVNEGELFPCLRELTISGCSKLRKLLPNCLPSQVQLNISGCPNLVFASSRFASLDKVSLVVCYEMVSIRGVLGGLYAVMRWSDWLVLLEEQRLPCNLKMLSIQGDANLEKLLNGLQTLTCLKQLEIRGCPKLESFPERGLPPMLRSLKVIGCQNLKRLPHNYNSCALEFLDITSCPSLRCFPNCELPTTLKSIWIEDCKNLESLPEGMMHHDSTCCLEELKIKGCSRLESFPDTGLPPLLRRLVVSDCKGLKLLPHNYSSCALESLEIRYCPSLRCFPNGELPTTLKSIWIEDCRNLESLPEGMMHHNSTCCLEELKIKGCPRLESFPDTGLPPLLRRLVVSDCKGLKLLPHNYSSCALESLEIRYCPSLRCFPNGELPTTLKSVWIEDCKNLESLPKGMMHHNSTCCLEILTIRKCSSLKSFSTRELPSTLKKLEIYWCPELESMSENMCPNNSALDNLVLEGYPNLKILPECLPSLKSLRIINCEGLECFPARGLSTPTLTELYISACQNLKSLPHQMRDLKSLRDLTISFCPGVESFPEDGMPPNLISLHIRYCKNLKKPISAFNTLTSLSSLTIRDVFPDAVSFPDEECLLPISLTSLIIAEMESLAYLSLQNLISLQSLDVTTCPNLRSLGSMPATLEKLNINACPILKERYSKEKGEYWPNIAHIPYIEIDGVYMH encoded by the coding sequence ATGGCTGGTTTTGTCGGAGAAGCTATTTTGTCTGGTTTCATCCAGAAGCTGGTTGACATGGTCACCTCCCCCGAGCTGTGGAAGTATGCACGTAAAGAGCAAGTTGATTCTGAGCTGAAAAGGTggaagaatatattgataaagatCTATGTAGTGCTCAATGACGCAGAGGAGAAGCAGATGACAAACCCTCTGGTCAAAATATGGCTGGACGAGCTTAGAGACTTGGCTTACGATGTGGAGGACATCTTGGACGACTTCGCCACCGAAGCTTTGCGAAGCAGCTTGATCATGGCTCAACCCCAACAAGGCACTAGTAAGGTACGAGGCATGCTCTCTTCTCTCATTCCGAGTGCTTCTACGTCTAATTCTAGTATGCgttccaagattgaggagatcACTGCAAGATTAAAAGATATTTCAGCCCAAAAGAATGACCTGGATTTACGAGAGATTGAAGGAGGGTGGTCTGATAGAAAGAGAAAGCGAGCACAGATTCTGCCCACCACTTCTCTGGTGGTTGAATCCGATGTTTATGGTAGGGAAACAGATAAAGCGGCCATTGTTGACATGTTACTCAAGCACGATCCAAGTAGTGATGATGAAGTCTCCGTAATTCCAATTGTCGGTATGGGAGGTATCGGCAAAACTACTCTGGCTCAGCTTGTCTTCAATGATGATGAAGTGAAGGGCCGTTTTGATTTGAGAGCATGGGTCTGTGTTTCTGATTACTTTGATGTTTTGAGAATAACCAAGATCATTCTACAATCCGTTGATTCGGATACTCGTGATGTCAATGATCTCAATTTGCTTCAGGTCAAATTGAAGGAGAAATTTTCTGGGAAGAAGTTTCTTCTTGTGCTAGACGATGTTTGGAATGAGAATTGTCATGAATGGGATACTTTGTGCATGCCAATGAGAGCTGGGGCAGCCGGTAGTAAACTCATCGTGACAACCCGTAATGAAGGTGTCGCAGCAGTTACCAGAACTTGTCCAGCTTATCCCCTAGGGGAGTTATCAAACAACGATTGTTTGTCTTTATTCACTCAGCAAGCATTGAGGACAAGAAACTTTGATGCCCATCCACACTTGAAAGAAGTTGGTGAGGAAATAGTGAGAAGGTGCAAAGGCTTGCCTTTGGCTGCGAAGGCACTTGGTGGCATGTTGCGCAACCAACTAAGTCGCGATGCATGGGCAAATATATTAACAAGCAGGATATGGGATTTACCGGAAGATAAAAGCCCCATCCTTCCCGCTCTCATGATAAGCTACCATCATCTCCCTTCTCATTTGAAGTGGTGTTTTGCATATTGCTCCATGTTTCCAAAGGACTATGAATTCAACAAGGATGACTTAGTCCTCTTATGGATGGCAGAAGGCTTTTTGCAGAAAACGAAGGAGGCAGCTAGGCCGGAAGACTTGGGTTCTAAATACTTCGATGATTTGTTCTCCAGGTCATTTTTTCAACATTCAGGTCCATATTCAGCCCGATATGTGATGCATGATCTCATCAATGATCTAGCTCAGTCAGTTGCAGgagaaatatattttcatttggaCAGTGCATGGGAGAATAACAAACAATCCACCATTTCTGAGAAGACTCGTCATTCATCATTCAACCGTCAAGAGTATGAGACACAGAGAAAATTTGAACCCTTTCACAAGGTGAAGTGTTTGAGAACATTGGTTGCACTACCCATGGACCACCTAGTTTTTGACCGTGACTTCATATCAAGTATGGTGTTAGATGACCTTTTAAAGGAAGTGAAATATTTACGGGTATTATCTTTAAGTGGCTACGAAATATATGAGTTACCGGATTCAATCGGCAATCTTAAATATTTGCGGTATCTCAATTTGTCCAAGTCTTCTATAAGAAGGTTACCTGATTCAGTATGCCATCTTTACAACTTACAAGCACTGATATTATCTTATTGCAAAGACCTTACGATGTTGCCTATGGGAATTGGAAACCTAATCAACCTTCGCCACCTTCATATCTTTGACACACGGAATTTACAAGAAATGCCTTCTCAAATTGGAAATCTAACAAATTTGCAGACATTATCTAAGTTTATTGTGGGCCAAAGTAACAGCTTGGGATTAAGAGAATTGAAGAATTTGTTTGATCTTCGAGGAGAGCTTTCAATTTTGGGGTTGCACAATGTGATGAATATTCGAGATGGAAGGGATGCCAATTTAGAGAGTAAGCCTGGCATCGAGGAGTTAACAATGAAATGGAGTTATGACTTTGGTGCTTCACGAAATGAAATGCATGAGAGGCATGTTTTGGAGCAGCTACGACCTCATAGAAATCTGAAAAGGCTCACAATTGTATCTTACGGTGGATCAGGATTCCCAAGTTGGATGAAGGACCCATCATTCCCAATAATGACACACTTAATTCTCAGGGACTGCAACAGATGCAAATCATTACCAGCTCTGGGCCAATTATCCTCACTCAAAGTCTTGCATATTGAACAGTTGAACGGAGTTAGCAGCATAGATGAGGGGTTTTATGGAGGGATTGTGAAGCCTTTTCCATCCTTGAAGATTCTAAGGTTTGTGGAAATGGCAGAATGGGAATACTGGTTTTGTCCTGATGCAGTTAACGAAGGTGAATTATTTCCATGTCTTCGAGAGCTTACAATAAGTGGTTGTTCGAAGTTACGTAAATTATTGCCTAATTGCCTGCCTTCCCAAGTGCAACTTAACATCTCTGGTTGTCCAAATTTGGTATTTGCTTCTTCAAGATTTGCATCTCTTGATAAAGTAAGTTTAGTAGTATGTTATGAGATGGTGTCCATAAGAGGGGTTCTCGGAGGTCTTTATGCAGTTATGAgatggagtgattggcttgttttGTTGGAGGAGCAAAGGCTGCCTTGCAATCTTAAAATGTTGAGTATACAAGGCGATGCTAATCTGGAGAAGCTGCTTAATGGATTGCAAACTCTCACGTGTCTTAAACAGTTGGAAAtaaggggatgccctaaactAGAGTCATTTCCAGAGAGGGGGCTGCCACCAATGCTAAGAAGCCTTAAGGTGATTGGTTGTCAGAATCTAAAACGGTTGCCTCATAACTACAACTCATGTGCCCTTGAATTCTTGGACATTACTAGCTGTCCATCTCTCAGATGCTTTCCAAATTGTGAGCTGCCAACCACACTCAAGAGTATATGGATTGAAGATTGTAAAAATCTAGAGTCTTTACCAGAGGGAATGATGCACCACGATTCCACTTGTTGTCTTGAAGAGCTGAAAATAAAGGGATGCTCCAGACTGGAGTCATTTCCCGATACGGGGTTGCCACCATTGCTAAGACGACTTGTGGTGAGTGATTGCAAGGGTCTAAAATTGCTGCCTCATAACTACAGCTCATGTGCCCTTGAATCCTTGGAGATTAGATATTGTCCATCTCTCCGATGCTTTCCAAATGGTGAGCTACCAACCACACTCAAGAGTATATGGATTGAAGATTGTAGAAATCTAGAGTCTTTACCAGAGGGAATGATGCACCACAATTCCACTTGTTGTCTTGAAGAGCTGAAAATAAAGGGATGCCCCAGACTGGAGTCATTTCCCGATACGGGGTTGCCACCATTGCTAAGACGACTTGTGGTGAGTGATTGCAAGGGTCTAAAATTGCTGCCTCATAACTACAGCTCATGTGCCCTTGAATCCTTGGAGATTAGATACTGTCCATCTCTCCGATGCTTTCCAAATGGTGAGCTACCAACCACACTCAAGAGTGTATGGATTGAAGATTGTAAAAATCTAGAGTCTTTACCAAAGGGAATGATGCATCACAATTCCACTTGTTGTCTTGAAATATTGACGATAAGGAAGTGTTCATCTCTCAAGTCCTTTTCAACAAGGGAGTTACCCTCCACCCTTAAGAAACTTGAGATTTACTGGTGCCCCGAATTGGAGTCCATGTCAGAGAACATGTGCCCCAACAATTCAGCTCTTGACAATTTAGTCCTTGAGGGTTATCCAAATCTGAAAATCCTACCAGAATGCCTTCCCAGCCTCAAGAGTCTCCGAATAATTAATTGTGAAGGTCTGGAGTGCTTTCCAGCAAGAGGCTTGTCCACCCCCACTCTCACAGAACTTTATATCTCTGCATGTCAGAATCTGAAATCCCTGCCACATCAAATGAGAGACCTCAAATCTCTTAGAGATCTTACCATATCGTTTTGTCCGGGAGTGGAATCCTTTCCAGAAGATGGTATGCCCCCCAATCTGATATCACTTCACATTCGTTACTGTAAGAATCTGAAAAAGCCCATATCAGCGTTCAACACCCTCACCTCTCTTTCGTCATTGACTATTCGGGATGTGTTTCCAGATGCGGTTTCCTTTCCGGATGAAGAGTGtcttcttcccatatctctcaCCTCCCTCATAATCGCTGAAATGGAATCCCTAGCCTACCTGTCTCTCCAAAATCTCATCTCTCTTCAATCCCTAGATGTGACAACTTGCCCTAACCTCCGATCCTTAGGGTCGATGCCAGCGACACTTGAAAAACTTaacattaatgcttgtcctatACTAAAAGAAAGGTACTCGAAGGAGAAAGGAGAATATTGGCCCAACATCGCTCACATTCCATACATTGAAATAGATGGGGTATATATGCATTGA